From Ascaphus truei isolate aAscTru1 chromosome 17, aAscTru1.hap1, whole genome shotgun sequence, the proteins below share one genomic window:
- the KBTBD8 gene encoding kelch repeat and BTB domain-containing protein 8 isoform X2, translating into MDPLHACSILQQLKTMYDEGKLTDIVVQVDHGKTFSCHRNVLAAISPYFRSMFTSGLTESTQKEVRIVGIEAESMQLVLNYAYTSRVQLTEANVQALFTAASIFQIPSLQDQCAQYMISRLDPQNCIGVFIFADHYGHRELTDRSQDYIRKKFLCVTKEQEFLHLRKDQLISILDSDDLNVDKEEHVYGSIICWFEHERDTREVHLPEIFAKCIRMLLMEENFIEHVPPMFAQVMAKNCVQKGKISANDCRRRLGMTASEMIICFEAANKHSGKKQTVPCLETVTGRVYKLCKPPNDLREVGILVTPDNDIYIAGGYKPSNNDVCIDHKAESDFCLYDHSNNRWLPKAPLLRARIGCKLVHCCGKQYAIGGRVYEGDGRNPLKSVECYDGRDNCWAAVSLMPVAMEFHSAVEYSDKIYILQGDVFLCYDPQRDYWGYLTPMTVPRVQGMAAVYKDSIYYIAGIHGNHRVLTVEAYDTEQNRWTRKKDLPCDQSSNPYIKLLVVKHKLHLFVRATQVSVEELVFRTSRKNSLYQYDEVVDQWKKVYETPDRLWDLGRHFECAVAKLYPQCLQKVF; encoded by the exons ATGGATCCACTCCATGCTTGCAGTATTCTCCAACAGCTTAAAACAATGTATGACGAGGGCAAGCTAACAGATATTGTAGTACAAGTGGATCATGGGAAAACCTTTTCTTGTCATAGAAATGTTCTGGCAGCAATCAGCCCTTATTTCAG ATCTATGTTCACTAGCGGCCTTACTGAGAGCACCCAGAAAGAGGTTCGAATAGTAGGTATTGAAGCAGAGTCAATGCAGCTTGTACTGAACTATGCATACACCTCTAGAGTTCAGCTGACTGAAGCGAACGTCCAAGCTTTGTTCACTGCAGCAAGCATCTTCCAGATCCCCTCCCTACAGGACCAGTGTGCTCAGTATATGATTAGCCGCTTGGACCCACAAAACTGTATAGGAGTATTTATTTTTGCCGATCACTATGGTCATCGGGAACTTACAGACAGATCTCAAGACTACATTCGTAAAAAGTTTTTGTGTGTAACCAAAGAGCAAGAGTTCCTGCACTTGAGGAAAGATCAACTCATAAGTATATTGGACAGTGATGACTTGAATGTTGATAAAGAGGAGCATGTTTACGGCAGCATTATATGTTGGTTTGAACATGAACGAGACACAAGAGAAGTGCACCTTCCGGAAATATTTGCCAAATGTATTCGCATGCTTCTTATGGAAGAGAACTTTATTGAACATGTTCCTCCCATGTTTGCACAGGTAATGGCCAAAAACTGTGTACAAAAGGGAAAGATTAGTGCCAATGACTGTAGACGACGACTTGGGATGACTGCTTCTGAAATGATAATATGCTTTGAGGCAGCCAACAAACACTCAGGAAAGAAGCAAACTGTGCCTTGCCTAGAAACTGTCACAGGAAGAGTATATAAACTATGCAAACCACCCAATGACTTGAGAGAAGTTGGTATCCTTGTGACACCGGATAATGATATTTACATTGCAGGGGGCTACAAGCCAAGCAACAATGATGTCTGTATAGACCACAAGGCAGAGAGTGATTTCTGCTTGTACGACCATTCGAACAATAGATGGCTACCAAAAGCCCCCTTGCTACGAGCTCGAATAGGCTGCAAACTGGTTCATTGCTGTGGTAAACAGTATGCAATAGGTGGTCGTGTTTATGAAGGTGATGGACGAAATCCACTGAAATCTGTTGAGTGCTATGATGGTAGAGACAACTGTTGGGCAGCTGTAAGTTTAATGCCGGTTGCGATGGAGTTCCATAGTGCTGTCGAATATTCGGATAAAATCTACATTCTACAGG GAGATGTTTTTCTGTGTTATGATCCTCAAAGAGACTACTGGGGTTACCTAACGCCTATGACTGTGCCTAGAGTCCAAGGGATGGCAGCTGTGTACAAAGACTCCATCTACTATATAGCTGGAATCCATGGAAATCATCGCGTGCTTACCGTAGAGGCCTATGATACTGAACAAAATAGGTGGACTCGCAAGAAAGATCTTCCATGTGACCAATCCTCCAATCCATACATTAAGCTCTTGGTCGTCAAGCATAAACTCCACTTGTTTGTTCGAGCAACCCAAGTCAGCGTTGAAGAGCTTGTCTTCCGAACCAGTAGGAAGAACTCGCTCTACCAATACGATGAGGTTGTTGACCAATGGAAAAAAGTCTACGAAACTCCAGATAGGCTGTGGGATCTTGGTCGTCATTTTGAATGTGCAGTTGCTAAACTGTATCCCCAGTGTCTTCAGAAAGTTTTTTAA
- the KBTBD8 gene encoding kelch repeat and BTB domain-containing protein 8 isoform X1 codes for MEHPGFSGEEVNDVSFTGWRRRRRMAAQGEVAKFLHTQNGIPPSNPVSSGMDPLHACSILQQLKTMYDEGKLTDIVVQVDHGKTFSCHRNVLAAISPYFRSMFTSGLTESTQKEVRIVGIEAESMQLVLNYAYTSRVQLTEANVQALFTAASIFQIPSLQDQCAQYMISRLDPQNCIGVFIFADHYGHRELTDRSQDYIRKKFLCVTKEQEFLHLRKDQLISILDSDDLNVDKEEHVYGSIICWFEHERDTREVHLPEIFAKCIRMLLMEENFIEHVPPMFAQVMAKNCVQKGKISANDCRRRLGMTASEMIICFEAANKHSGKKQTVPCLETVTGRVYKLCKPPNDLREVGILVTPDNDIYIAGGYKPSNNDVCIDHKAESDFCLYDHSNNRWLPKAPLLRARIGCKLVHCCGKQYAIGGRVYEGDGRNPLKSVECYDGRDNCWAAVSLMPVAMEFHSAVEYSDKIYILQGDVFLCYDPQRDYWGYLTPMTVPRVQGMAAVYKDSIYYIAGIHGNHRVLTVEAYDTEQNRWTRKKDLPCDQSSNPYIKLLVVKHKLHLFVRATQVSVEELVFRTSRKNSLYQYDEVVDQWKKVYETPDRLWDLGRHFECAVAKLYPQCLQKVF; via the exons ATGGAACATCCGGGCTTCTCAGGAGAGGAAGTAAATGACGTTTCCTTCACGGGCTGGCGCCGGAGGAGGAGGATGGCTGCGCAGGGAG AAGTAGCCAAGTTTTTACATACACAGAATGGAATTCCCCCTTCAAACCCAGTCAGCAGTGGGATGGATCCACTCCATGCTTGCAGTATTCTCCAACAGCTTAAAACAATGTATGACGAGGGCAAGCTAACAGATATTGTAGTACAAGTGGATCATGGGAAAACCTTTTCTTGTCATAGAAATGTTCTGGCAGCAATCAGCCCTTATTTCAG ATCTATGTTCACTAGCGGCCTTACTGAGAGCACCCAGAAAGAGGTTCGAATAGTAGGTATTGAAGCAGAGTCAATGCAGCTTGTACTGAACTATGCATACACCTCTAGAGTTCAGCTGACTGAAGCGAACGTCCAAGCTTTGTTCACTGCAGCAAGCATCTTCCAGATCCCCTCCCTACAGGACCAGTGTGCTCAGTATATGATTAGCCGCTTGGACCCACAAAACTGTATAGGAGTATTTATTTTTGCCGATCACTATGGTCATCGGGAACTTACAGACAGATCTCAAGACTACATTCGTAAAAAGTTTTTGTGTGTAACCAAAGAGCAAGAGTTCCTGCACTTGAGGAAAGATCAACTCATAAGTATATTGGACAGTGATGACTTGAATGTTGATAAAGAGGAGCATGTTTACGGCAGCATTATATGTTGGTTTGAACATGAACGAGACACAAGAGAAGTGCACCTTCCGGAAATATTTGCCAAATGTATTCGCATGCTTCTTATGGAAGAGAACTTTATTGAACATGTTCCTCCCATGTTTGCACAGGTAATGGCCAAAAACTGTGTACAAAAGGGAAAGATTAGTGCCAATGACTGTAGACGACGACTTGGGATGACTGCTTCTGAAATGATAATATGCTTTGAGGCAGCCAACAAACACTCAGGAAAGAAGCAAACTGTGCCTTGCCTAGAAACTGTCACAGGAAGAGTATATAAACTATGCAAACCACCCAATGACTTGAGAGAAGTTGGTATCCTTGTGACACCGGATAATGATATTTACATTGCAGGGGGCTACAAGCCAAGCAACAATGATGTCTGTATAGACCACAAGGCAGAGAGTGATTTCTGCTTGTACGACCATTCGAACAATAGATGGCTACCAAAAGCCCCCTTGCTACGAGCTCGAATAGGCTGCAAACTGGTTCATTGCTGTGGTAAACAGTATGCAATAGGTGGTCGTGTTTATGAAGGTGATGGACGAAATCCACTGAAATCTGTTGAGTGCTATGATGGTAGAGACAACTGTTGGGCAGCTGTAAGTTTAATGCCGGTTGCGATGGAGTTCCATAGTGCTGTCGAATATTCGGATAAAATCTACATTCTACAGG GAGATGTTTTTCTGTGTTATGATCCTCAAAGAGACTACTGGGGTTACCTAACGCCTATGACTGTGCCTAGAGTCCAAGGGATGGCAGCTGTGTACAAAGACTCCATCTACTATATAGCTGGAATCCATGGAAATCATCGCGTGCTTACCGTAGAGGCCTATGATACTGAACAAAATAGGTGGACTCGCAAGAAAGATCTTCCATGTGACCAATCCTCCAATCCATACATTAAGCTCTTGGTCGTCAAGCATAAACTCCACTTGTTTGTTCGAGCAACCCAAGTCAGCGTTGAAGAGCTTGTCTTCCGAACCAGTAGGAAGAACTCGCTCTACCAATACGATGAGGTTGTTGACCAATGGAAAAAAGTCTACGAAACTCCAGATAGGCTGTGGGATCTTGGTCGTCATTTTGAATGTGCAGTTGCTAAACTGTATCCCCAGTGTCTTCAGAAAGTTTTTTAA